In one Zobellia galactanivorans genomic region, the following are encoded:
- a CDS encoding PQQ-binding-like beta-propeller repeat protein, producing MKNTFLSRTVFWGIVLVFVASCTKDDGVELNEDGEVIHPEKGGQIVSGDPELNNFLIAANDENLYTVDAQTGEETELYSFPYQTKYVSVPHYGAGMLYVTANDNSINAIDVGDKNFMWEQFMLEYHYSSYEVTSPICVDGTCYASGTSGVVVAVDQTTGNIKWYYTTELFGELDNILHSNSTQILHEDKVYVFSEESFLSDLPPYMHILDKETGNLIQKIKLPYELTGTPLVDDGILYMPAKNLYAIDLNTLDTLWKFEANGVGTPFISGDKLVVNGIPAGQGITSALYCIDLNTTSVIWQKDTGADTLWNPIIEENVVFGNYDKGSSFAGATNAKPFALDLQNGEELWNNEDVSVDFSPVYANGILFTHGHDILRNKNDEDSVGLLAMDANTGETLWLNPLFRFGSHIVPLVVADNGVFGPSYYRGKQN from the coding sequence ATGAAAAATACATTTTTGTCAAGAACGGTCTTTTGGGGTATCGTGCTTGTTTTTGTGGCAAGCTGTACCAAGGATGACGGGGTGGAACTCAATGAAGACGGGGAGGTGATCCATCCGGAAAAAGGTGGGCAGATCGTATCGGGCGATCCGGAGCTGAACAATTTTCTTATAGCGGCAAATGATGAAAACCTTTATACCGTTGACGCCCAAACCGGTGAAGAAACCGAACTTTATTCTTTCCCCTACCAAACCAAATACGTCTCGGTTCCACACTATGGAGCGGGTATGCTTTACGTGACGGCGAACGACAATTCCATTAATGCCATTGACGTGGGCGATAAAAATTTTATGTGGGAACAATTTATGTTGGAGTATCATTACAGCAGTTATGAGGTTACTTCGCCCATCTGCGTCGACGGCACCTGTTATGCCTCGGGCACCTCGGGAGTGGTAGTGGCCGTAGACCAAACAACAGGTAATATCAAATGGTATTATACCACTGAACTTTTTGGTGAACTTGACAATATATTGCACAGCAACAGTACTCAAATATTGCATGAAGATAAGGTATACGTGTTTTCAGAAGAAAGTTTTTTGAGCGATTTACCTCCTTACATGCACATACTTGATAAGGAAACCGGCAACTTGATCCAAAAGATCAAATTGCCCTATGAATTGACAGGCACACCCTTGGTCGATGACGGTATACTGTATATGCCGGCCAAAAACCTATATGCCATAGACCTGAATACCCTTGACACTTTATGGAAGTTTGAGGCCAATGGTGTCGGCACACCATTTATATCGGGGGATAAGTTGGTCGTAAATGGCATACCTGCGGGACAAGGTATCACTTCCGCCCTTTATTGCATAGATTTAAATACCACGTCGGTAATATGGCAAAAAGATACGGGGGCCGATACACTGTGGAATCCTATAATAGAGGAAAACGTTGTGTTCGGAAATTACGACAAAGGCTCCAGTTTTGCTGGGGCCACCAATGCCAAACCCTTTGCTTTGGACCTGCAAAATGGCGAGGAGTTATGGAACAACGAAGATGTAAGTGTAGATTTTAGCCCGGTTTACGCAAACGGTATTTTGTTTACCCATGGACACGATATCCTACGTAACAAAAACGACGAGGACAGTGTGGGTTTGTTGGCCATGGATGCCAATACGGGCGAGACCTTATGGCTCAACCCCTTATTTAGGTTTGGCTCCCATATCGTGCCTTTGGTCGTAGCCGATAACGGGGTTTTCGGCCCTTCTTATTATCGCGGAAAGCAAAATTGA
- a CDS encoding outer membrane beta-barrel protein — translation MKNSVKVLVVLFMALAGVSSQAQIFGIEAGLGLSSAVSPDTYVNDLYGRTLGVKLGGTIEFDVTDDLYLGSGLMFAKKGASTTEDNLNMYYLQLPLSARYNIFEIGGSGAFYAASGFYLATALSAKQGNTTYKIGTDVKGFDFGLNVGLGVLFNDQIQLGLSYEGGFLDFSGNEKNVLKNTALLVTFGYKFGM, via the coding sequence ATGAAAAATTCAGTAAAAGTATTAGTCGTCTTATTCATGGCGTTGGCAGGTGTTTCATCACAGGCCCAAATTTTTGGGATAGAGGCCGGGCTAGGCTTGAGCAGTGCCGTTTCGCCCGATACCTATGTGAACGATTTGTATGGTCGGACTTTGGGCGTCAAATTGGGAGGAACCATTGAATTTGATGTTACCGATGACCTCTATTTGGGCTCCGGGTTGATGTTTGCCAAAAAGGGGGCATCCACTACGGAAGACAATCTGAACATGTACTACCTTCAATTGCCGTTAAGCGCCCGATACAACATTTTTGAAATAGGAGGTTCCGGTGCCTTCTACGCCGCCTCTGGCTTTTACCTAGCTACGGCACTATCGGCCAAACAAGGGAACACTACCTACAAGATCGGAACGGATGTAAAGGGATTTGATTTTGGTTTGAACGTTGGATTGGGGGTTCTTTTCAACGATCAAATTCAATTGGGCCTATCGTACGAAGGCGGGTTTTTAGATTTTTCGGGTAATGAAAAAAACGTTTTGAAAAATACAGCCCTATTGGTGACTTTCGGGTACAAATTTGGTATGTAG
- a CDS encoding YybH family protein: protein MKSLKLLSALLILIPCIIIGCQSDKKPLPLAKTSDAELTALITKQVDSLYAVYERFDYDWIEFYADNYVAIYPDGPIQNLTKDSLITHWERIYEKYDVQLVHRGRPTIIPSEDMAISYNTFNEIFINKESSDTIKNTGTYIVNWKRQADDSWKIVFETLQNH, encoded by the coding sequence ATGAAAAGCCTAAAATTACTATCCGCGCTATTGATCCTAATTCCATGTATAATCATTGGATGCCAAAGTGACAAAAAGCCCCTACCTCTTGCAAAAACATCCGACGCTGAGCTAACGGCGCTAATAACTAAACAGGTAGACAGCCTTTACGCTGTCTATGAACGGTTCGATTACGATTGGATAGAATTTTACGCGGACAATTACGTAGCTATTTACCCAGATGGCCCTATTCAGAATTTGACAAAAGATTCTTTAATAACTCATTGGGAACGGATCTACGAAAAATACGATGTACAGCTCGTCCATCGGGGAAGGCCCACAATTATACCCTCGGAAGATATGGCCATATCCTACAACACCTTTAATGAGATTTTTATTAATAAGGAAAGTTCGGATACCATTAAAAATACGGGAACCTACATTGTCAATTGGAAAAGACAGGCAGATGATTCTTGGAAGATAGTATTTGAAACCTTGCAAAATCATTAA
- the tssD gene encoding type VI secretion system tube protein TssD: MSFLAKLFINGRRINVLDTDIHFDQNIDPYTFKPTSLPQGGIFTVTVEADGTTDILALALARDTMCSGYIRFYNRGGMSKLTDYEFFDTYVVSCQRNYDDLSTAKDTYVFSPGILRIGDMVFEKPWKITDLSNLTNNITPEPIVPKPKLASVKWKTVEGETIEETTYQEKVALEVKVANAEGGSVEITIEKEDGTEFEEGTKSLTFTEYLTDEGTVQISSLKIKEEWDEFRSSETDGLIAKVSHKGSKKESNVLQIITPPKVIVDFRPSKNYDGEYGFDFMRDKKDKDDKLTYKDILGTNKSIKGVNKFTKYKTDTKYKELKCDIYDTIPIDWHKNPDGSAYEYIQSWLTIYPKETQILSLQIETIKNPKKLDLTFEYDKTLFKLNTDKIPAQSKGKKRLDDHLTIECIKEFSTDQVIKAMCQKRQLGQLNILKNDKANRKKAQVVFVKVETELNSGKPKFGNTTNKTGKPEKEMLARYLKQAYTKLELDEIDFKLTELDSTTKKPKYPDFNKNYTLLDLNGKKILNKYHNKGGNSLAEYMEKTLNKELPKYKDYFKVFFFGDTGGRTDKVVKIVKLAGYANGFNSQSAIMFVGKRKATVTHELLHCMGLRHSFDNSATFSYKKKATQNIMDYSATRTNTWLWQWKKLWKNKDLRKE; encoded by the coding sequence ATGAGCTTTTTAGCGAAACTCTTTATCAACGGTAGAAGAATAAACGTATTAGATACTGATATACACTTTGACCAAAACATTGACCCTTATACTTTTAAACCAACTTCACTCCCGCAAGGTGGTATATTTACCGTTACCGTAGAGGCAGATGGCACAACCGATATATTGGCTCTGGCCTTGGCACGAGATACAATGTGCAGCGGATATATACGATTTTACAATCGGGGCGGAATGTCAAAACTTACTGATTATGAGTTCTTTGATACCTATGTGGTAAGCTGCCAAAGAAATTATGATGACCTATCCACCGCCAAAGATACCTACGTATTCTCCCCGGGCATACTGCGAATTGGCGATATGGTATTCGAAAAACCATGGAAGATAACCGACCTTTCTAATTTGACGAATAACATAACGCCCGAACCCATTGTGCCAAAACCAAAATTGGCATCGGTAAAGTGGAAAACTGTTGAAGGAGAAACAATTGAAGAGACCACCTACCAAGAAAAAGTAGCATTGGAGGTCAAAGTAGCGAATGCCGAAGGCGGTAGCGTTGAAATCACCATTGAAAAAGAAGATGGTACCGAGTTCGAAGAAGGTACGAAATCATTAACATTTACCGAGTATTTAACCGATGAAGGAACTGTGCAAATAAGCTCCCTAAAAATCAAAGAAGAATGGGATGAATTTAGAAGTTCCGAAACTGACGGGCTTATTGCTAAAGTAAGCCATAAAGGCTCTAAAAAAGAAAGTAATGTTCTGCAAATCATAACTCCTCCAAAGGTAATTGTAGATTTTAGACCAAGCAAAAATTACGATGGCGAATACGGTTTTGATTTCATGAGAGATAAAAAGGACAAGGACGACAAACTGACCTATAAAGATATCTTAGGCACAAACAAATCCATAAAGGGCGTAAATAAATTTACCAAATATAAAACAGACACTAAATACAAAGAATTAAAATGTGATATTTACGATACTATACCTATAGATTGGCATAAAAACCCAGATGGTAGCGCATATGAATACATACAAAGTTGGTTGACCATATACCCAAAAGAAACACAGATATTAAGTTTACAGATAGAGACCATTAAAAACCCTAAAAAGCTAGATTTAACTTTTGAGTACGACAAAACACTTTTTAAACTAAATACCGATAAAATACCCGCACAAAGCAAAGGAAAAAAAAGGTTGGACGACCATTTAACCATTGAGTGTATTAAAGAGTTTAGTACAGACCAAGTTATAAAAGCAATGTGCCAAAAACGGCAGTTGGGACAACTGAATATTCTTAAAAATGATAAAGCCAATCGTAAAAAAGCACAGGTTGTCTTTGTTAAGGTCGAAACTGAATTGAATAGTGGAAAACCTAAATTTGGTAATACAACCAACAAAACAGGGAAGCCTGAAAAGGAGATGTTAGCGCGTTATTTAAAACAAGCCTATACTAAATTAGAATTAGACGAAATTGATTTTAAGTTGACTGAATTAGATTCAACAACTAAAAAACCAAAATATCCCGATTTCAACAAAAATTATACATTATTAGATTTAAATGGAAAAAAAATACTTAACAAATATCATAATAAAGGAGGAAATAGTTTAGCCGAGTATATGGAAAAGACCTTGAACAAAGAACTGCCAAAATATAAGGACTATTTTAAAGTGTTCTTCTTTGGAGATACAGGTGGTAGAACAGATAAAGTAGTGAAAATTGTGAAACTAGCAGGATATGCTAACGGCTTCAACTCTCAATCAGCTATTATGTTTGTTGGTAAACGCAAAGCAACTGTAACACACGAGCTATTACATTGTATGGGGTTAAGACATAGTTTCGATAATAGTGCCACTTTTAGTTACAAAAAGAAAGCAACCCAAAACATAATGGATTATTCTGCTACAAGAACAAATACTTGGTTATGGCAATGGAAAAAACTATGGAAAAATAAAGATCTTAGAAAAGAATAA
- a CDS encoding M4 family metallopeptidase, whose translation MKNRPYLLTFVLVVLAASSLRAQDTFDDKRHDKGTTAKTGSIKKFNALKLAAKKKGQSLPGRTNFQMPSVFQITSGDAVYEHEVIGRSEDGIPLFIKSKAGKEVASLTAKQSSEQVIKDYLAGVKHLIQVKDPDAEFVEISKHTDALGQKHIKMQQVFKGIKVYGGELILHLDQGNKVDAMNGRNKPTPSIERTQPKLSVQDALQRVEKDLGVSFPTKTGKTNSVFLNSDYEEELLIYPFEGKNVLARHLTVHPNIKDRWEYFIDAQNGRILNKIYHTCTLYHEYGKEGHERGRLAPPPSNTSGTDLNGVTRQLDTYSIDGKNYMINTSKSMFNSGQSKIPDNPVGAIMTWDLKNKAPEEDATFYYVTSTTSTWNDPVAVSAQYNAEVSYDYFEKNFDRSSINGQGGTIISIVNVAADDGGGYDNAFWNGKAIFYGNGKAAFSPLAGALDVGGHEMSHGVIEATANLEYSYQSGAINESFADIFGTMIDRDDWLLGEDIVNREYFNSGAMRNLQDPNNGASQGQRGWQPKDMTEYYSGEEDNGGVHMNSGIVNRAYYLIATDIGKDKAEQIYYRALSTYLTASSQFIDLRIAVVQSALDLHGENSAEVAAIETAFDTVGITAGTSTDTDNDIPLAEGDEFILSLDIRDTDPNTIYASDTEATIYYPLTTTGVHRKPSVSDDGSFAIFVTEENKVNAISLDVNAPEESVISEDPVWAAVSLSKDGTKLASVINDESNIIYVSDLVTGEFKEFELYNPTSADGVTTGEVLYPDALEWDYSGQYLIYDALNRLNNADGTNIEYWDVGALQVWDNQTNTFGDGSIQKIFTNLPEGVSIGNPSFSKTSGNILAFDYFNELEGEYSIITVNIETGDVKKVYDNNKLGFPNFSKTDDKIIFDTYNGSDQDIMAIGLAADKMTPTGSAEELIPNGKWGIWYTVGSRSTLSSEKEITDFRFNVTSPPTVGSINGNEIVMALPANINPGNLVATFATSARATVSVSGLPQQSGVSFNDFTEPVVYTVTAEDGSTKDFTVRLMANDPNDTDNDGVPNADDLCPNTPLGATVDLTGCEIFSLPSTNFTVSAKGESCMDSHNGSIDISANSNHSYTVTLAGNGVSETQSFTSSVSFSNLKSGSYSVCITVAGQADYERCFEVNVSEPEALSVSSKVNLSARSVSLNLSGAEEYIISLDNETVVTQEAQITLPLRSSTAKLSVKTNKSCQGTYSEDLMLHEEVIVYPNPVESGAISVVLGKTYGYTIPVQLNSFDGRIIFQKAIAPQTNTITLDAESLTAGVYVLSVQINDETKTYKIIKQ comes from the coding sequence GAGTGAAACACCTTATCCAAGTTAAGGATCCCGATGCCGAATTTGTAGAAATATCGAAGCATACCGATGCCTTGGGCCAGAAGCACATTAAAATGCAGCAGGTGTTCAAAGGGATAAAGGTGTACGGGGGCGAACTGATCCTGCATTTAGACCAAGGCAACAAGGTCGATGCCATGAACGGCAGAAACAAGCCTACCCCAAGTATAGAGCGTACGCAACCCAAACTAAGTGTACAAGACGCCTTGCAACGGGTGGAAAAGGATTTGGGCGTTTCCTTCCCTACCAAGACCGGAAAGACAAATTCCGTTTTTTTAAATTCCGATTATGAGGAGGAACTTTTGATCTATCCCTTTGAAGGGAAGAACGTTTTGGCCAGGCATTTGACCGTACATCCGAATATAAAGGACAGGTGGGAGTATTTTATCGATGCGCAGAACGGGCGTATCCTCAATAAAATATACCATACCTGTACGCTCTACCATGAGTATGGGAAGGAAGGCCATGAGAGGGGCCGTTTGGCACCGCCGCCTTCGAATACTTCGGGAACGGACTTAAACGGGGTGACCCGGCAGCTGGATACCTATAGCATTGACGGTAAAAATTATATGATCAACACCTCAAAATCGATGTTCAATTCAGGGCAATCGAAAATACCCGATAATCCCGTAGGGGCCATCATGACATGGGATTTAAAAAACAAGGCCCCGGAGGAGGACGCCACTTTTTATTACGTAACCTCTACCACCAGTACCTGGAACGACCCTGTGGCAGTTTCGGCACAGTACAATGCCGAAGTATCGTACGACTATTTTGAAAAAAACTTTGACAGAAGTTCGATCAATGGCCAAGGAGGCACCATCATATCGATTGTTAACGTGGCTGCTGACGATGGCGGGGGCTACGACAATGCCTTTTGGAACGGAAAGGCCATTTTTTACGGAAACGGGAAGGCCGCTTTTTCGCCCTTGGCCGGCGCCTTGGATGTAGGGGGACACGAAATGTCGCACGGTGTGATCGAGGCTACGGCCAATTTGGAGTATTCCTATCAATCGGGCGCGATCAACGAATCGTTTGCCGATATTTTCGGAACCATGATTGATCGCGACGATTGGCTACTGGGGGAGGATATTGTAAACCGGGAATATTTTAATTCGGGGGCCATGCGCAATTTGCAAGACCCAAACAACGGAGCAAGCCAGGGGCAAAGGGGATGGCAGCCCAAAGACATGACGGAGTACTATTCCGGCGAGGAGGATAACGGCGGGGTACATATGAACAGTGGAATCGTAAACCGGGCCTACTATTTGATTGCCACCGATATAGGGAAAGATAAGGCGGAGCAGATCTATTACCGCGCCCTGTCCACTTACCTGACCGCATCTTCCCAATTCATCGATCTTCGGATCGCCGTCGTTCAATCGGCCCTTGATCTTCATGGCGAAAACTCGGCCGAAGTAGCGGCCATTGAAACGGCCTTTGATACCGTGGGGATTACCGCGGGCACCTCTACCGATACCGATAACGACATTCCCTTAGCGGAAGGGGACGAGTTTATCTTAAGTTTGGATATTAGGGACACCGACCCCAATACCATCTATGCGTCCGATACGGAAGCTACGATCTATTATCCGTTGACCACGACCGGGGTCCATAGAAAACCCAGTGTATCCGACGATGGAAGCTTTGCCATCTTCGTCACCGAAGAGAACAAGGTAAACGCCATATCGCTCGACGTAAACGCCCCCGAAGAATCGGTTATTTCCGAAGACCCCGTATGGGCGGCGGTCTCACTTTCCAAAGACGGTACCAAACTGGCATCGGTCATAAACGACGAGTCCAATATCATTTATGTATCCGACCTGGTCACCGGTGAGTTCAAGGAGTTTGAACTGTACAACCCTACTTCCGCCGATGGCGTCACCACGGGAGAGGTGCTATATCCCGATGCCTTGGAATGGGATTATTCGGGGCAGTACCTGATCTACGATGCCCTAAACCGACTGAACAATGCCGATGGTACCAATATCGAATATTGGGATGTTGGGGCCTTGCAGGTGTGGGACAACCAAACCAATACTTTTGGCGACGGCAGTATTCAAAAAATATTTACGAACCTGCCCGAGGGGGTCAGTATCGGTAACCCTTCCTTTTCTAAAACATCGGGCAATATCCTCGCCTTTGATTACTTCAACGAACTCGAAGGGGAATACAGTATCATCACCGTCAATATTGAAACAGGTGATGTAAAAAAGGTTTATGACAACAACAAGTTGGGCTTCCCCAATTTTTCAAAAACCGATGACAAGATCATTTTTGATACCTACAACGGTTCCGACCAGGACATCATGGCCATTGGCCTGGCCGCCGACAAAATGACCCCGACGGGCAGTGCGGAGGAATTGATCCCGAACGGCAAGTGGGGCATCTGGTATACGGTCGGATCCCGAAGTACCTTGAGCAGTGAAAAGGAAATCACCGATTTCAGGTTCAATGTTACTTCCCCGCCCACGGTAGGAAGCATCAACGGCAATGAGATTGTTATGGCCTTGCCCGCGAACATTAACCCTGGCAATCTAGTGGCCACCTTCGCCACATCGGCCAGGGCCACGGTTTCCGTATCGGGCCTGCCCCAGCAGAGCGGGGTGAGTTTTAACGACTTTACCGAGCCCGTGGTGTATACGGTAACGGCAGAGGATGGGTCGACCAAGGACTTTACGGTGCGTTTAATGGCCAACGACCCCAACGATACCGATAACGACGGCGTACCCAATGCCGACGACCTATGTCCCAATACCCCCTTAGGGGCTACGGTAGACCTTACGGGTTGTGAGATTTTCTCCCTGCCGAGTACCAATTTTACCGTATCGGCCAAAGGGGAATCGTGTATGGACAGCCATAACGGTAGTATTGATATTTCTGCAAATAGTAACCATAGCTATACAGTTACACTAGCCGGAAACGGGGTGAGTGAAACCCAAAGTTTTACAAGCTCCGTTTCTTTTTCAAATTTAAAAAGTGGTTCGTATTCGGTATGCATTACCGTAGCAGGCCAGGCGGACTATGAACGTTGTTTTGAGGTGAACGTATCCGAACCCGAAGCCCTTTCGGTAAGCTCAAAAGTTAATTTATCCGCAAGGTCGGTAAGCCTGAACCTATCGGGAGCTGAGGAATACATCATTTCACTCGACAACGAAACGGTGGTTACCCAAGAAGCGCAGATTACCTTGCCCCTTCGAAGCTCTACCGCAAAATTGTCCGTTAAAACCAATAAGAGTTGCCAAGGGACCTATAGCGAAGACCTGATGCTGCACGAAGAGGTGATCGTATATCCCAATCCTGTAGAAAGCGGAGCGATTTCCGTGGTATTGGGTAAAACCTATGGGTACACCATTCCCGTTCAATTAAATTCCTTCGACGGACGCATCATCTTTCAAAAGGCCATAGCGCCCCAGACGAATACCATCACCTTGGATGCGGAAAGCCTAACGGCCGGTGTCTACGTATTGTCGGTTCAAATCAACGATGAAACAAAAACCTATAAAATCATCAAACAATGA
- a CDS encoding PQQ-binding-like beta-propeller repeat protein: protein MKNTFLSRTVFWGIVLVFVASCTKDDGVELNENGEVIHPEKGGQIVSGDPELNNFIIAAKDETIYTVDAQTGEETVIYAFPDLTDFVGPSDYNNGTIYVTSDDNSINALSVADRRFLWDRYMLEFNFGSMGETRPICIDGVCYASGGSGVVVAVDEATGNLKWYYTTDPNGKLDYVLNVNKPPIVYGDKVYVFSNKGYYSNLPAYLHILDKETGGLIQKQKLPYEPSGVPVFMENTMYLPAKNLYVIDLDTLNTLWMFEANGVGTPFVSGDKLVVSAIPYGQSIGSVLYCLDKNTKSTLWEVETGANSLWAPLIVGNVVFSNYDKGTNFPSATNAKPFALDLRNGEELWKNEDVSVDFSPVYANGILFTHGHDILRNKNDEDSVGLLAMDANTGETLWLNPLFKYGSHIVPLVVADNGVFGPSYYRGKQN, encoded by the coding sequence ATGAAAAATACATTTTTGTCAAGAACGGTCTTTTGGGGTATCGTGCTTGTTTTTGTGGCAAGCTGTACCAAGGATGATGGGGTGGAACTCAATGAAAACGGGGAAGTGATCCATCCGGAAAAAGGCGGGCAGATCGTATCGGGCGATCCGGAGCTGAACAATTTTATTATAGCCGCAAAAGATGAAACCATTTATACGGTCGACGCCCAAACCGGTGAAGAAACCGTAATTTATGCTTTTCCCGACCTTACGGACTTTGTGGGGCCATCGGATTATAACAACGGTACTATTTACGTAACATCTGATGATAATTCAATAAATGCACTGAGCGTAGCCGATAGGCGTTTTTTATGGGATCGGTACATGCTGGAATTTAATTTTGGTAGCATGGGGGAGACCCGGCCCATTTGCATCGATGGGGTCTGTTATGCCTCAGGGGGATCAGGGGTGGTAGTTGCCGTTGATGAAGCCACAGGAAATTTAAAATGGTACTATACCACGGACCCCAATGGGAAATTGGACTATGTTTTAAACGTTAACAAGCCCCCCATAGTTTATGGGGATAAGGTCTATGTGTTTTCCAATAAGGGCTATTATTCCAATCTACCCGCCTACCTACACATTTTGGATAAGGAAACAGGGGGGCTTATACAAAAGCAAAAACTACCCTATGAACCATCGGGAGTCCCCGTATTTATGGAAAACACCATGTACTTGCCGGCCAAAAACCTCTATGTTATAGATTTAGATACCTTGAACACCCTTTGGATGTTCGAAGCCAACGGTGTTGGAACCCCGTTTGTTTCGGGTGATAAATTGGTCGTAAGTGCCATACCGTACGGGCAGAGTATCGGTTCGGTGCTGTATTGTTTGGATAAAAACACCAAAAGTACTCTTTGGGAGGTAGAAACCGGGGCGAACAGTCTTTGGGCACCCTTGATTGTAGGGAACGTGGTCTTTAGCAATTACGATAAAGGCACAAATTTTCCGAGTGCAACCAATGCAAAGCCTTTTGCCCTAGACCTGCGAAACGGGGAAGAATTATGGAAAAACGAAGATGTAAGTGTAGATTTTAGCCCGGTTTACGCAAACGGTATTTTGTTTACCCATGGACACGATATCCTACGTAACAAAAATGACGAGGACAGTGTGGGCCTGTTGGCCATGGATGCCAATACGGGCGAGACCTTATGGCTCAACCCCTTGTTTAAATATGGTTCCCATATTGTGCCTTTGGTCGTAGCCGATAACGGGGTTTTTGGCCCTTCTTATTATCGCGGAAAGCAAAATTGA
- a CDS encoding GNAT family protein: MGYKTGPLQSNHDRGNFDCGYDLLDNYLKKQASQDIKRNLSICFVLSDESDIVKGYYTLSNASIKRNLLPEAVTKRLPKSYNELPVTLLGRLAIDTTIKGNGFGELMLIDALKRAFDVSQDIIGSIAVIVDPIDDKAKRFYLKYGFIDLPDCGKMFLPMKTIGQLFK; encoded by the coding sequence ATGGGTTACAAAACAGGGCCTCTACAGTCAAATCATGATAGAGGTAATTTTGACTGTGGCTATGATTTATTAGATAATTATCTAAAAAAGCAAGCTAGTCAAGATATAAAAAGAAACCTATCGATATGTTTTGTTTTATCAGACGAATCAGATATCGTAAAAGGTTATTATACACTTTCAAATGCATCAATTAAGCGAAATTTACTTCCAGAGGCCGTAACAAAGCGACTCCCTAAAAGCTACAATGAATTACCTGTTACTCTGCTCGGCAGACTTGCAATAGATACCACGATAAAAGGAAACGGATTCGGAGAATTGATGTTAATTGATGCACTAAAGCGAGCATTTGATGTCTCTCAGGATATCATTGGTTCAATTGCAGTAATTGTGGATCCCATTGACGATAAAGCTAAAAGGTTCTATTTAAAATATGGCTTTATTGATCTACCTGATTGTGGTAAAATGTTCCTTCCTATGAAAACAATAGGACAGTTATTTAAATAA
- a CDS encoding fibronectin type III domain-containing protein: protein MRTTQFAMSLLLLLTLTACPGSKDDGVDPDSLGDPGSVSLIFPENNSECTEGAVVDELQSAVTFQWEASESADYYEVNLKNLIDGSTRLTEAGNNESTITLASNTPYEWFVVSKSNASDMALKSATWKFYNAGAGVVNYAPFPAEAEYPERGGSIPATTKVSLQWQASDVDDDIVAFEVFFGTETTPSILLGTTGQTTMETDVVSGRTYYWQVKTKDSEGNTSQSEVFNFKVG, encoded by the coding sequence ATGAGAACGACCCAATTCGCAATGTCGCTGTTGTTGCTGCTAACCTTAACGGCGTGTCCGGGCAGTAAAGACGACGGTGTAGATCCAGACTCCCTAGGGGATCCCGGAAGTGTTTCCCTGATATTTCCCGAAAACAATTCGGAGTGTACGGAAGGGGCCGTTGTCGACGAACTGCAGAGTGCGGTTACCTTTCAATGGGAAGCCTCGGAAAGCGCCGATTATTACGAGGTGAACCTGAAAAACCTTATCGATGGAAGTACGCGGTTGACCGAGGCCGGAAATAACGAATCGACCATTACCCTTGCGAGCAATACGCCCTATGAATGGTTTGTGGTCAGCAAAAGCAACGCCTCCGATATGGCCCTTAAAAGTGCCACATGGAAATTTTACAATGCCGGTGCCGGGGTGGTAAACTACGCCCCGTTTCCTGCCGAGGCCGAGTATCCCGAAAGGGGAGGAAGCATTCCCGCTACCACCAAGGTAAGCCTTCAATGGCAGGCCTCGGATGTTGATGACGATATTGTGGCCTTTGAGGTGTTTTTTGGCACGGAAACCACGCCGTCGATACTTCTCGGTACTACCGGGCAGACTACGATGGAGACCGATGTGGTTTCGGGACGGACCTATTATTGGCAGGTAAAGACGAAGGATAGCGAGGGAAACACATCGCAGTCGGAGGTTTTTAATTTTAAAGTAGGATAA
- a CDS encoding type II toxin-antitoxin system TacA family antitoxin: MSTKVARFDTRWTEEQKSLFERASKLGGFRSLSEFVFFAVQQRAEEIIEKHEQIISTKRDQEIFANALMNPPAPNSKLKKAAKRYLDIIEPDGLQNRASTVKS, from the coding sequence ATGAGTACAAAAGTTGCAAGATTCGATACCCGATGGACTGAGGAACAAAAGAGTTTGTTCGAACGTGCATCAAAATTAGGTGGTTTTCGCTCCCTTTCTGAGTTTGTGTTTTTCGCAGTACAACAGCGTGCTGAGGAGATTATTGAAAAACATGAGCAAATTATCTCTACAAAAAGAGATCAAGAAATATTTGCAAATGCCCTAATGAATCCTCCTGCTCCTAATTCCAAACTTAAGAAAGCTGCTAAAAGATATCTTGACATAATTGAACCAGATGGGTTACAAAACAGGGCCTCTACAGTCAAATCATGA